ttttttgaagagttcagaaaatttgctataaaattgtctaagagacattgatgattggacctctggttgctgagatacagcggcttaaagaaaaagaaacacgaaaattgaagttttctaagtctcacccaaacagcccaccattttctaatgacgatatctcagcaattaatggtccgattttcaatgttataacatgaaacattcgtgaaattttccgatcttttcgaaaaaaatattttgaaaatttttaaatcaagactaacatttttaatgggcataatattcaaagtttggcccttttaaaatgttagtcttgatttaaaaattttcaaaatatttttttcgaaaagatcggaaaatttcacgaatgtttcatgtgttaacattgaaaatcggaccattaattgctgagatatcgtcattagaaaatggtgggctgtttgggtgagacttagaaaacttcaattttcgtgtttctttttctttaagccgctgtatctatCTAtgtaatttttagaaatggtcactcatggtcactatttttaaaaattgaaaaactgcaaatatttcgctaaaatcaaactttcggtggctatatcttgaaaacggagccctttatcaaaaaatctgtaaagtacttttcgattgcaaattcaattttgcattaaaaaatgaggtaaaaaaattttatgtatgaaatttcgattttttccaaaaatcaccagtttttcaaaaaatcataactcggcggcagattttttgaccatgtttctctatagctcaaaagttgcggatttttgtcccctaaaacatatcaaaaaatctcgaaaatcaaaaaatacttattttgggaatttgagtttttgtgaaaaaaaagttaataaaaaaatcgggaaatttttttttccgtgtacctatttttttctaaatagtccttaacaatacctacaactttgccgaagacaccaaattgatcaaaaaattccttcaaaagttacagattttcgaatatttacgtaccatttttgtatgaacagctgccaaatttgtatggaaatttatatggacaaactaatgatgcaaaatggcttctttggtcatagggaaggcccccacaaagtttgagccaaatcaaaaaatacaaaaaataaaaatggtcgaaatcggccggttttgtagagaattgctcacatttaGAAGGCATGAAATTCATGGCGCGCATAAACGAATCGTTTGTGTGATttacaattttatcaattttgtattGGTATAGAAGAGAGAAGAAGTTTCAAAACGGTGATTTCGGTGCGACCATTTCTGAGTACTTATTTAAACAGTTGTTTCAACATTGGGTCTAAAAATGTACATATTGCATCATATGAAAATGACTTCAGGTGCTTCCCCAACTGGGTTGAACCCCTAACAATCGACCAGTGATAAAAGAATATTTCTTAACAGTATAAAAGCATCCCGTTTTACAGCTAAATCATATCAGTCCAGGTTTGTACCCTTCAAGAAATCACCATGAACTTCAGCAAACTGTTTGCAATTGTCCTGTTGGCCGCGCTGGCCTTTCTCGGACAAACCGAGGCTGGTGGTCTCAAAAAGTTTGGAAAGCGTTTGGTAAGTTTGAAATGATCTCCTAAGTGAAatcctttgaaataattttgaaatgttctaTTTCAGGAAAGAGTTGGCAAACATGTCTTCGAAGCTACGGCTAAGGCATTGCCTGTGGTTGCTGGAATTAATACACTTGGACC
This is a stretch of genomic DNA from Culex pipiens pallens isolate TS chromosome 1, TS_CPP_V2, whole genome shotgun sequence. It encodes these proteins:
- the LOC120426347 gene encoding cecropin-A2-like — translated: MNFSKLFAIVLLAALAFLGQTEAGGLKKFGKRLERVGKHVFEATAKALPVVAGINTLGPK